A window from Pan paniscus chromosome 14, NHGRI_mPanPan1-v2.0_pri, whole genome shotgun sequence encodes these proteins:
- the PABPC3 gene encoding polyadenylate-binding protein 3, whose product MNPSTPSYPTASLYVGDLHPDVTEAMLYEKFSPAGPILSIRVCRDLITRGSSNYAYVNFQHPKDAEHALDTMNFDVIKGKPLRIMWSQRDPSLRKSGMGNIFVKNLDKSINNKALYDTVSAFGNILSCNVVCDENGSKGYGFVHFETHEAAERAIEKMNGMLLNGRKVFVGQFKSRKEREAELGARAKEFPNVYIKNFGEDMDDERLKDLFGKFGPALSVKVMTDESGKSKGFGFVSFERHEDAQKAVDEMNGKELNGKQIYVGRAQKKVERQTELKRTFEQMKQDRITRYQVVNLYVKNLDDDIDDERLREAFSPFGTITSAKVMMEGGRSKGFGFVCFSSPEEATKAVTEMNGRIVATKPLYVALAQRKEERQAYLTNEYMQRMASVRAVPNQRAPPSGYFMTAVPQTQNHAAYYPPSQIAQLRPSPRWTAQGARPHPFQNKPSAIRPGAPRVPFSTMRPASSQIPRVTSTQRVANTSTQTVGPRPAAAAAAAAAAATPAVRTVPRYKYAAGVRNPQQHLNAQPQVTMQQPAVHVQGQETLTASRLASAPPQKQKQMLGERLFPLIQAMHPTLAGKITGMLLEIDNSELLYMLESPESLRSKVDEAVAVLQAHQAKEATQKAVNSATGVPTV is encoded by the coding sequence ATGAACCCCAGCACCCCCAGCTACCCAACGGCCTCGCTGTACGTGGGGGACCTCCACCCCGACGTGACTGAGGCGATGCTCTACGAGAAGTTCAGCCCGGCCGGGCCCATCCTCTCCATCCGGGTCTGCAGGGACTTGATCACCCGCGGCTCCTCCAACTACGCGTATGTGAACTTCCAGCATCCGAAGGACGCGGAGCATGCTCTGGACACCATGAATTTTGATGTTATAAAGGGCAAGCCACTACGCATCATGTGGTCTCAGCGTGATCCATCACTTCGAAAAAGTGGAATGGGCAACATATTCGTTAAAAATCTGGATAAATCCATTAATAATAAAGCACTGTATGATACAGTTTCTGCTTTTGGTAACATCCTTTCGTGTAACGTGGTTTGTGATGAAAATGGTTCCAAGGGTTATGGATTTGTACACTTTGAGACACACGAAGCAGCTGAAAGAGCTATTGAAAAAATGAACGGAATGCTCCTAAATGGTCGCAAAGTATTTGTTGGACAATTTAAGTCTCGTAAAGAACGAGAAGCTGAACTTGGAGCTAGGGCAAAAGAGTTCCCCAATGTTTACATCAAGAATTTTGGAGAAGACATGGATGATGAGCGCCTTAAGGATCTCTTTGGCAAGTTCGGGCCCGCCTTAAGTGTGAAAGTAATGACCGATGAAAGTGGAAAATCCAAAGGATTTGGATTTGTAAGCTTTGAAAGGCATGAAGATGCACAGAAAGCTGTAGATGAGATGAATGGAAAGGAGCTCAATGGAAAACAAATTTACGTTGGTCGAGCTCAGAAAAAAGTGGAACGGCAGACGGAACTTAAGCGCACATTTGAACAGATGAAGCAAGATAGGATCACCAGATACCAGGTTGTTAATCTTTATGTGAAAAATCTTGATGATGATATTGATGATGAACGTCTCCGGGAAGCGTTTTCTCCATTTGGTACAATCACTAGTGCAAAGGTTATGATGGAAGGTGGTCGCAGCAAAGGGTTTGGTTTTGTATGTTTCTCCTCCCCAGAAGAAGCCACTAAAGCAGTTACAGAAATGAACGGTAGAATTGTGGCCACAAAGCCATTGTATGTAGCTTTAGCTCAGCGCAAAGAAGAGCGCCAGGCTTACCTCACTAACGAGTATATGCAGAGAATGGCAAGTGTACGAGCTGTGCCCAACCAGCGAGCACCTCCTTCAGGTTACTTCATGACAGCTGTCCCACAGACTCAGAACCATGCTGCATACTATCCTCCTAGCCAAATTGCTCAACTAAGACCAAGTCCTCGCTGGACTGCTCAGGGTGCCAGACCTCATCCATTCCAAAATAAGCCCAGTGCTATCCGCCCAGGTGCTCCTAGAGTACCATTTAGTACTATGAGGCCAGCTTCTTCACAGATTCCACGAGTCACGTCAACGCAGCGTGTTGCTAACACATCAACACAGACAGTGGGTCCACgtcctgcagctgctgctgctgctgctgctgctgcagctacCCCTGCTGTGCGCACGGTTCCACGGTATAAATATGCTGCGGGAGTTCGCAATCCTCAGCAACATCTTAATGCACAGCCACAAGTTACAATGCAACAGCCTGCTGTTCATGTACAAGGTCAGGAAACTTTGACTGCCTCCAGGTTGGCATCTGCCCCTcctcaaaagcaaaagcaaatgttAGGTGAACGGCTCTTTCCTCTTATTCAAGCCATGCACCCTACTCTTGCTGGGAAAATCACTGGCATGTTGTTGGAGATTGATAATTCAGAACTTCTTTATATGCTCGAGTCTCCAGAGTCACTCCGTTCTAAGGTTGATGAAGCTGTAGCTGTACTACAAGCCCACCAAGCTAAAGAGGCTACCCAGAAAGCAGTTAACAGTGCTACCGGTGTTCCAACTGTTTAA